The Kaistia defluvii genome has a segment encoding these proteins:
- a CDS encoding lysophospholipid acyltransferase family protein — protein MGKLRLALVLVSLLLTTLILLPLQLFAMRFRPALAARVPMWWQRVAARCLGLRVRIEGAPATDRPLLIVSNHTSWVDIVTLGSLLPVSFIAKSEVGGWPVVKWLARLQRSVFIDRTRRTATAASNSAIAARLASGEALVLFAEGTTGDGITVLPFRSALVGAAREASGADQPITIQPVAIVYVGFQGLPIDRSRMAEIAWHGHMDLAPHLVSLVEIGAVDAVVAFGTPIRFGPDADRKQVTAAAEAEVRAMVRSIRSRGLKNITVMAASPDAPILSETESG, from the coding sequence ATGGGGAAGCTCCGGCTCGCCCTCGTCCTGGTGAGCCTGCTGCTGACCACGCTGATCCTGCTGCCGCTGCAGCTGTTCGCCATGCGCTTCCGTCCGGCGCTCGCGGCCCGGGTGCCGATGTGGTGGCAGCGCGTCGCCGCCCGGTGCCTGGGCCTCAGGGTCCGCATCGAGGGGGCGCCGGCGACCGACCGGCCGTTGCTGATCGTCTCCAACCACACTTCCTGGGTCGATATCGTCACGCTGGGCAGCCTGCTGCCGGTCTCCTTCATCGCCAAGAGCGAGGTTGGCGGCTGGCCGGTGGTGAAGTGGCTGGCCCGCCTGCAGCGCAGCGTCTTCATCGATCGCACCCGCCGCACGGCCACCGCCGCCTCCAATAGCGCCATCGCGGCCCGGCTTGCGAGCGGCGAGGCGCTGGTGCTGTTCGCGGAAGGCACGACCGGCGACGGCATCACCGTGCTGCCGTTCCGCAGCGCCCTGGTGGGCGCGGCGCGCGAGGCGAGCGGCGCCGATCAGCCGATCACCATCCAGCCCGTCGCCATCGTCTATGTCGGCTTCCAGGGCCTGCCGATCGATCGCTCGCGCATGGCCGAGATCGCCTGGCACGGCCATATGGATCTGGCGCCGCATCTGGTGTCGCTGGTCGAGATTGGCGCGGTCGACGCGGTGGTTGCCTTCGGCACGCCGATCCGGTTCGGGCCCGATGCCGACCGCAAGCAGGTGACGGCCGCGGCCGAGGCGGAAGTGCGCGCCATGGTGCGTTCCATCCGCTCGCGCGGCCTCAAGAACATCACGGTCATGGCAGCGTCACCGGACGCGCCTATTCTCAGCGAGACAGAAAGCGGATAG
- the miaB gene encoding tRNA (N6-isopentenyl adenosine(37)-C2)-methylthiotransferase MiaB, with translation MTGTQEKKRVFIKTYGCQMNVYDSDRMADALASDGYEATDRVDNADLILLNTCHIREKAAEKVYSELGRLRVMKEEAARNGRQLTVGVTGCVAQAEGAEIARRAPVVDLVVGPQSYQHLPQLLRDVGGGKRAVETEFALAEKFERLPAATKERTRARGVTAFLTIQEGCDKFCTFCVVPYTRGAEVSRPVDMIVAEATRLADAGVREVTLLGQNVNAWHGVGTDGREWGLGQLLYRLAEIPGLDRLRYTTSHPRDMDDALIEAHRDLPALMPYLHLPVQAGSDRILAAMNRKHKADDYLRLVDRIRATRSDIALSSDFIVGFPGETDEDFEATMRLVETVGYAAAYSFKYSPRPGTPAANHAGHVDDRRMSERLSRLQALILDQQTQFNRSSVGTVMDVLFEKSGRMPGQLMGRSPYLQAVLVDADTSRIGTIGRVVIDSLGSNSLFGTLVEPDVRPAATQSTVEVIT, from the coding sequence ATGACCGGAACCCAAGAAAAGAAGCGCGTCTTCATCAAGACCTATGGTTGCCAGATGAACGTCTACGATTCCGATCGTATGGCGGATGCTCTGGCAAGCGATGGCTACGAAGCGACCGACCGGGTCGATAACGCCGACCTCATCCTGCTCAACACCTGCCATATCCGCGAAAAGGCGGCCGAGAAGGTGTATTCCGAGCTCGGGCGCCTGCGCGTGATGAAGGAGGAGGCGGCCCGCAACGGCCGTCAGCTCACCGTGGGCGTGACCGGCTGCGTCGCGCAGGCCGAGGGTGCCGAGATCGCAAGGCGCGCCCCGGTGGTCGATCTCGTGGTCGGGCCGCAATCCTATCAGCACCTGCCGCAGCTGCTGCGCGATGTCGGCGGCGGCAAGCGGGCGGTCGAGACGGAATTCGCGCTCGCCGAGAAATTCGAGCGCCTGCCCGCGGCGACGAAGGAGCGGACCCGCGCCCGCGGCGTCACGGCTTTCCTCACCATTCAGGAAGGCTGCGACAAGTTCTGCACCTTCTGCGTCGTGCCTTATACGCGAGGCGCGGAGGTTTCCCGTCCGGTCGACATGATCGTCGCCGAAGCGACGCGGCTGGCCGATGCCGGCGTGCGCGAGGTGACGCTGCTCGGCCAGAATGTCAATGCCTGGCATGGCGTCGGCACGGACGGCCGCGAATGGGGCCTTGGTCAGCTGCTCTATCGCCTGGCCGAGATTCCCGGCCTCGACCGGCTGCGCTATACTACCAGCCATCCCCGCGACATGGACGATGCGCTCATCGAGGCGCATCGCGACCTGCCGGCGCTGATGCCCTATCTGCATCTGCCGGTGCAAGCGGGCTCCGACCGGATTCTCGCGGCGATGAATCGCAAGCACAAGGCGGACGATTATCTTCGTCTGGTCGACCGCATCCGCGCCACGCGCTCCGATATCGCACTGTCCTCCGATTTCATCGTCGGTTTTCCCGGCGAGACGGACGAGGATTTCGAGGCGACGATGCGGCTGGTCGAGACCGTCGGCTATGCCGCCGCCTATTCGTTCAAATACAGCCCGCGTCCCGGCACGCCGGCCGCCAACCATGCCGGCCATGTCGACGACCGGCGCATGTCGGAGCGGCTTTCGCGTCTCCAGGCACTTATTCTCGACCAGCAGACACAATTCAACCGCTCGAGCGTTGGGACGGTCATGGACGTGCTGTTCGAGAAGTCGGGCCGCATGCCGGGCCAGCTGATGGGGCGTTCGCCCTATCTGCAGGCCGTCCTGGTCGACGCCGACACCAGCCGCATCGGAACGATCGGCCGGGTCGTCATCGATAGTCTGGGTTCGAATTCCCTGTTTGGCACCCTGGTCGAGCCGGATGTCCGGCCGGCCGCGACACAAAGCACCGTGGAGGTCATTACGTGA
- a CDS encoding PhoH family protein — translation MSHASDITHVVIAFDDNRLASELLGQFDQNLAILEQKLGVEAVARGNQVTVRGRPEACAQARLALDLLYVRLQQGHEVGPADVEGAIRMAIADDEQLSLPSLEPKGRLAMAQISTRRRTVMARNPAQDAYIRAMDRAELVFGMGPAGTGKTYLAVAYAAALIERGDVSRLILSRPAVEAGERLGFLPGDMKEKVDPYLRPLYDALYDMMPPDKVERGLTSGMIEVAPLAFMRGRTLANAVVILDEAQNTTSMQMKMFLTRLGEGSRMIVTGDPTQVDLPPGQISGLAEASELLRDVPGIVQIKFTDVDVVRHPLVGRIVRAYDKAPPRPVQPPARGPRSGGQA, via the coding sequence ATGTCGCACGCATCCGACATCACCCATGTCGTGATCGCCTTTGACGATAACCGGTTGGCGAGCGAGCTCCTTGGCCAGTTCGACCAGAACCTCGCCATCCTCGAGCAGAAGCTCGGGGTCGAGGCGGTCGCGCGTGGCAACCAGGTGACGGTGCGTGGCCGTCCGGAAGCCTGCGCCCAGGCGCGGCTTGCGCTCGACCTGCTCTATGTCCGACTGCAGCAGGGCCACGAGGTCGGCCCCGCCGATGTCGAGGGCGCCATCCGCATGGCGATCGCCGATGACGAGCAGCTGAGCCTGCCGAGCCTGGAGCCGAAGGGCCGGCTGGCCATGGCGCAGATCTCGACCCGCCGCCGCACCGTCATGGCCCGCAACCCGGCACAAGACGCCTATATCCGCGCCATGGACCGGGCCGAGCTGGTGTTCGGCATGGGGCCGGCCGGTACCGGCAAGACCTATCTCGCGGTCGCCTATGCCGCCGCGCTGATCGAGCGCGGCGACGTCTCGCGGCTGATCCTGTCCCGTCCGGCGGTCGAGGCCGGCGAACGGCTCGGCTTCCTGCCCGGCGACATGAAGGAGAAGGTCGATCCCTATCTCCGCCCGCTCTATGACGCGCTCTATGACATGATGCCGCCCGACAAGGTCGAGCGCGGCCTCACCTCCGGCATGATCGAAGTCGCCCCGCTCGCCTTCATGCGCGGGCGGACTTTGGCCAATGCGGTCGTCATCCTCGACGAGGCGCAGAACACCACCTCGATGCAGATGAAGATGTTCCTGACCCGGCTCGGCGAAGGCTCGCGCATGATCGTCACAGGCGATCCGACCCAGGTCGATCTGCCGCCGGGACAGATTTCCGGCCTGGCGGAGGCGAGCGAATTGCTGCGCGACGTGCCGGGCATCGTCCAGATCAAGTTCACCGATGTCGACGTCGTGCGCCATCCGCTGGTCGGCCGCATCGTGCGCGCCTATGACAAGGCGCCGCCGCGTCCGGTCCAGCCGCCGGCACGCGGTCCCCGGTCGGGAGGCCAGGCATGA
- the ybeY gene encoding rRNA maturation RNase YbeY — MSVDTVPIAIDLLVEAGDWPEEDQLARLVAQAVEASFAVGHLPAVKGSELSVVFTDDEHVRQLNADYRDKDKATNVLSFPGSPPDSERFGPLLGDIVVARETVVAEAAEQGLAFEDHLTHLVVHGLLHLFGHDHLEDDEAERMESLETEILARLGIADPYAEPLL, encoded by the coding sequence ATGAGCGTCGATACCGTGCCGATCGCGATCGACCTGCTGGTCGAGGCCGGCGACTGGCCCGAAGAGGACCAACTGGCCCGTCTCGTCGCGCAGGCGGTCGAGGCGAGCTTCGCCGTCGGCCATCTGCCGGCGGTCAAAGGATCGGAGCTCTCGGTCGTCTTCACCGACGACGAGCATGTCCGCCAGCTCAACGCGGACTACCGCGACAAGGACAAGGCGACCAACGTCCTGTCCTTCCCGGGCAGCCCGCCGGACTCCGAGCGCTTCGGCCCGCTGCTGGGCGATATTGTGGTTGCACGTGAAACAGTCGTCGCCGAAGCGGCCGAGCAAGGGCTGGCATTCGAAGACCATCTGACCCATCTGGTGGTGCACGGGTTGCTTCACCTCTTCGGGCATGATCATCTGGAGGATGACGAAGCGGAACGCATGGAATCTCTGGAGACGGAGATCCTCGCCCGACTCGGCATCGCCGATCCCTACGCCGAACCTCTGCTGTGA
- a CDS encoding hemolysin family protein → MSDTETPGSSAESNPEPPSSQTAAPDTREVERAPESWLDRIRQAVGLKAPGSLRDDIEDALDAGEADNTFSAEERRMLRNILHLREVRVDDVMIPRADILALDVDQTIGEAVAAFRDSGHSRMPVYRETLDDPIGMVHIKDLMDYMMSTASREGGLDLSLIDLNVGLEQTTVVREVLFVPPSMPAATLLSTMQAKRVQMAVVIDEYGGTDGLVSLEDVVEIVFGDIEDEHDDEAPMITREADGSYLADARADLDDLEATMGTRLDLGSEHDDVDTLGGVVFTLLGRIPAPGEHIDVPGGLQFEILESDPRRVKRLRIRRPDAAAA, encoded by the coding sequence ATGAGTGATACCGAGACGCCCGGTTCGAGCGCTGAATCGAACCCTGAACCCCCGAGTAGTCAGACCGCCGCGCCTGACACGCGCGAGGTCGAACGCGCCCCCGAAAGCTGGCTGGATCGCATCCGCCAGGCAGTGGGGCTGAAGGCGCCCGGCTCGCTGCGCGACGATATCGAAGATGCGCTCGATGCCGGCGAGGCGGACAATACCTTCTCCGCCGAAGAGCGCCGGATGCTGCGCAACATCCTGCATCTGCGCGAGGTGCGCGTCGACGACGTCATGATCCCGCGCGCCGACATCCTGGCGCTCGATGTCGACCAGACGATCGGCGAGGCGGTCGCGGCCTTCCGCGATTCCGGCCATTCGCGCATGCCGGTCTATCGCGAAACCCTCGATGATCCGATCGGCATGGTCCATATCAAGGACCTGATGGACTACATGATGTCCACGGCCTCGAGAGAGGGCGGGCTCGATCTTTCGCTCATCGATCTCAATGTCGGCCTGGAGCAGACCACGGTCGTGCGCGAGGTCCTGTTCGTGCCGCCCTCCATGCCGGCCGCGACGCTGCTCTCCACCATGCAGGCGAAGCGCGTCCAGATGGCCGTCGTCATCGACGAATATGGCGGGACCGACGGCCTGGTTTCGCTGGAGGACGTGGTCGAGATCGTCTTCGGCGATATCGAGGACGAGCATGACGACGAAGCGCCGATGATCACGCGCGAGGCTGACGGTTCCTACCTTGCCGATGCCCGCGCCGATCTCGACGACCTCGAGGCGACCATGGGCACGCGCCTGGATCTCGGTTCCGAGCATGACGATGTCGATACGCTGGGCGGCGTGGTCTTCACGCTTCTCGGCCGCATTCCCGCGCCCGGCGAGCATATCGACGTGCCGGGCGGTCTGCAGTTCGAGATCCTCGAATCCGATCCGCGCCGGGTGAAGCGCCTGCGCATCCGCAGGCCGGACGCAGCGGCGGCTTGA